Proteins co-encoded in one Campylobacter concisus genomic window:
- a CDS encoding DNA-binding protein, whose translation MIETSDIFNLLHNAIEAKNIGKKISQAKMAEELGVPMRTYQDWRLGNSKPQAAAAVCKLLCELDDDEILFVINKMRKLLGK comes from the coding sequence ATGATTGAAACAAGTGATATATTTAATTTGCTTCACAATGCAATTGAGGCAAAAAATATCGGTAAGAAAATTTCACAAGCAAAAATGGCAGAAGAGCTTGGTGTACCAATGAGAACATATCAAGATTGGAGGCTTGGCAACTCAAAGCCACAAGCTGCTGCTGCGGTTTGTAAATTGCTTTGTGAGCTTGATGACGATGAAATATTATTTGTTATCAATAAGATGAGAAAATTATTAGGAAAATAG
- a CDS encoding HrcA family transcriptional regulator — translation MSKINKRDLILNSIIEAYLQDNMPIGSNELGSRMSAAIPASTIRVYFKKLSDEGEITKLHISGGRIPTIAAMRRYWSEIFAISDINLEINDAEGLKKLCDEFELYCMIFGTIDNELLEILNLNDRYMILNFGEDEIVIKFDARMYKFLSNLAGVSLNKLELICSQVGLSELKSKIRELKRTKIYFQENEILAFDMFKDRRFKMVFDPSFSLQMDEKLTFSPMFDENFMGLKFSANYLGNEAQMVCAGSIYTDYVKFINLIKEAA, via the coding sequence GTGAGTAAAATAAATAAACGTGATTTGATACTAAATTCTATCATCGAGGCTTATTTGCAGGACAATATGCCTATTGGTTCAAATGAGCTTGGCTCTCGTATGAGCGCGGCTATTCCAGCTTCTACGATACGTGTTTATTTTAAAAAGCTTTCAGACGAAGGCGAGATCACCAAGCTTCACATTAGTGGCGGTCGGATACCAACAATCGCTGCGATGAGAAGATATTGGAGTGAAATTTTTGCTATAAGCGATATAAATTTAGAGATAAATGACGCCGAAGGATTGAAAAAGTTATGTGATGAATTTGAGCTTTATTGTATGATTTTTGGCACAATCGATAATGAATTGCTAGAAATTTTAAATTTAAATGACAGATATATGATCTTAAATTTTGGTGAAGATGAGATCGTTATTAAATTTGATGCTAGGATGTATAAATTTTTAAGTAATCTTGCTGGAGTTAGTTTAAACAAGCTTGAGCTTATCTGCTCTCAAGTTGGTTTAAGCGAACTAAAAAGCAAAATAAGAGAGCTTAAAAGGACTAAAATTTACTTCCAAGAAAATGAAATTTTAGCCTTTGATATGTTTAAGGATAGACGTTTTAAGATGGTTTTTGACCCAAGTTTTAGTCTGCAAATGGATGAAAAACTTACATTTTCTCCTATGTTTGATGAAAATTTTATGGGACTTAAATTTAGTGCGAACTATCTTGGTAACGAAGCACAGATGGTCTGTGCTGGCAGTATTTATACTGACTATGTGAAATTTATAAATCTAATAAAGGAGGCTGCGTGA
- the grpE gene encoding nucleotide exchange factor GrpE codes for MSEEVKEQNLPEVEPVQELANDSVNLDALGDISKVEKLEKELGEITDKYYRANAEFENIKKRYEKEKTDVANYANEKFARDLLPVIDALEIAANFDPEDDEFAKKIKEGILITINQFKKCFEKHGVSEIPTDTEFDPSVHNAVLRVDSEEKQSGQIVQALQKGYMINGRVLRPAMVSVAN; via the coding sequence GTGAGCGAAGAGGTAAAAGAGCAAAACCTACCTGAGGTTGAGCCTGTGCAAGAACTAGCTAATGATAGTGTAAATTTGGACGCGCTTGGCGATATTTCAAAGGTTGAAAAACTTGAAAAAGAGCTCGGAGAAATAACTGATAAATATTATAGAGCAAATGCTGAGTTTGAAAATATCAAAAAGCGTTATGAAAAAGAGAAGACGGACGTTGCAAACTATGCAAATGAGAAATTTGCTAGGGACTTGCTACCAGTCATCGATGCTCTTGAAATCGCTGCAAATTTTGATCCAGAAGATGATGAATTTGCCAAAAAGATCAAAGAGGGTATTTTGATAACTATAAATCAGTTTAAAAAATGTTTCGAAAAGCATGGCGTAAGCGAGATACCAACTGATACTGAGTTTGATCCAAGCGTGCATAATGCAGTTTTAAGGGTCGATAGCGAAGAGAAGCAGAGTGGTCAAATCGTACAAGCTTTGCAAAAAGGCTATATGATAAATGGTAGGGTTTTGCGCCCAGCTATGGTCAGTGTAGCAAACTAA
- the kdsB gene encoding 3-deoxy-manno-octulosonate cytidylyltransferase: MIIIPARLASTRFSNKILKEINGVPMFVATALRVSGVDDVAVAVDEPSVLDIAKAHGVKAVLTSKDHQSGTDRINEAAQILGLNESEIIINVQADEPFIEPENIAKFRAFCEQNKGKAFMFSCYKKMDDEFADDKNLVKVVTDFEGYALYFSRSRIPFNRSECKSYKAHLGIYGYSVKSLNEFCGLLPSSLENTEKLEQLRALENGKKIAMLEVESQSIGIDSEEDYQRALAKFGKK; this comes from the coding sequence ATGATAATCATCCCAGCCCGCCTTGCCTCAACAAGGTTTAGCAACAAAATTTTAAAAGAGATAAACGGCGTGCCGATGTTTGTGGCGACAGCTCTTAGAGTAAGCGGCGTGGATGATGTGGCGGTTGCGGTGGATGAGCCAAGCGTGCTTGATATCGCCAAGGCTCACGGCGTAAAAGCGGTACTAACTAGTAAAGATCATCAAAGTGGCACTGATAGGATAAACGAAGCGGCGCAAATTTTGGGGCTAAATGAGAGTGAGATCATCATAAATGTTCAGGCTGATGAGCCATTTATCGAGCCTGAAAACATCGCTAAATTTAGGGCTTTTTGCGAGCAAAATAAGGGGAAAGCCTTTATGTTTTCTTGCTATAAAAAGATGGACGATGAGTTTGCGGATGATAAAAATTTAGTCAAAGTGGTGACTGATTTTGAGGGCTACGCGCTTTATTTTTCAAGATCAAGGATACCATTTAATAGAAGCGAGTGCAAAAGCTACAAGGCGCACCTTGGCATCTACGGATACAGCGTAAAAAGCCTAAATGAGTTTTGCGGACTCTTGCCTTCAAGCCTTGAAAATACCGAGAAACTCGAGCAGCTGCGCGCCCTAGAAAATGGTAAAAAGATAGCAATGCTAGAGGTTGAGAGCCAAAGTATCGGCATCGATAGTGAAGAGGACTACCAAAGAGCGCTAGCTAAATTTGGTAAAAAATAA